The Caloenas nicobarica isolate bCalNic1 chromosome 30, bCalNic1.hap1, whole genome shotgun sequence genome contains a region encoding:
- the LOC135999814 gene encoding olfactory receptor 14J1-like: DLGSISITVPKSMANSLWDTRVISYAGCAAQVFFVFFLFGAEYSLLTIMSYDRYIAICKPLHYGTLLDSRACLHMAAAAWVSGFLNALLHTANTFSLPLCKGNALDQFFCEIPQILKLSCSDTYLRELGLIVFSVCLISVCFVFIVLSYVQIFRAMLRIPSEQGRHKAFSTCLPHLAVVSLFVSTGAFAYLKPLSISSPSLDLVVSVLYSLVPPGGVDRTSDAN, encoded by the exons gacctgggctccatctccatcactgtccccaaatccatggccaactctctgtgggataccagggtcatttcctatgcaggatgtgctgcccaggtcttctttgtattttttttgtttggtgcagaatattctcttctcaccatcatgtcctatgatcgctacattgccatctgcaaacccctgcactacgggaccctcctggacAGCAGAGCTTGtctccacatggcagcagctgcctgggtcagtgggtttctcaatgctctgctgcacacggccaatacattttcactgccactgtgcaagggcaatgccctggaccagttcttctgtgaaatcccccagatcctcaagctctcctgctcagacacctacctcagggaacttgggcttattgtctttagtgtctgtttgatttctgtgtgtttcgttttcattgtgctgtcctatgtgcaaaTCTTCAGGGCcatgctgaggatcccctctgagcagggacggcacaaagccttttccacgtgcctccctcacctggccgtggtctccctgtttgtcagcactggtgcatttgcctacctgaagcccctctccatctcctccccttcactggatctggtggtgtctgttctgtactctttggtgcctcca ggaggggtggacagaacgagtgacgccaattga